A single genomic interval of Streptomyces sp. NBC_00663 harbors:
- a CDS encoding hemolysin family protein: MTEVLLLLLALLLTLACAVFVAAEFSLTTVERGELERAAEAGERGAEGALKAVRRLTVQLSGAQLGITVTSLVIGMLAEPSLAALLRGPLEAAGLGGAAPTVATVLGVALSTVVLMVIGELVPKNWAISRPLAVAKVVAGPQRGFTAAFGPFIGHLNNTANRVVRRLGLEPAEELASARSPEELVALAQHSAAEGALEADSAELFVRTLHLGELTAQNVMTPRVDVQALEAHATAADAANLTYATGLSRFPVYRDSLDEVIGTVHIRDVLALEPEKRAVTPVTELATEPLLVPDSLPADRLLERLRATRTMAVVIDEYGGTAGVATVEDIVEEVVGEVRDEHDPVEAPDLQPVGAGAWEAEGSVRLDELEGIGLAAPDGPYETVAGLVATRLARIPVKGDVVALDGWELDVLDVEHHRADRVRITAPVQVPVQVVEESR; this comes from the coding sequence GTGACCGAGGTCCTGCTGCTCCTGCTGGCCCTCCTGCTCACACTGGCCTGCGCCGTGTTCGTCGCGGCCGAGTTCTCCCTGACCACCGTCGAGCGCGGTGAGCTGGAGCGCGCCGCCGAGGCCGGCGAGCGCGGAGCCGAGGGCGCCCTGAAGGCCGTACGCCGGCTGACGGTCCAGCTCTCCGGCGCCCAGCTCGGCATCACCGTCACCTCGCTGGTGATCGGCATGCTCGCCGAGCCGTCGCTGGCCGCGCTGCTGCGGGGCCCGCTGGAGGCCGCCGGTCTGGGCGGGGCCGCCCCGACGGTGGCGACCGTCCTGGGCGTGGCGCTGTCCACGGTCGTGCTGATGGTGATCGGCGAGCTGGTGCCGAAGAACTGGGCGATCTCCCGGCCGCTGGCGGTCGCGAAGGTGGTGGCCGGACCGCAGCGCGGCTTCACGGCCGCGTTCGGCCCGTTCATCGGCCATCTCAACAACACCGCGAACCGGGTCGTACGACGTCTCGGCCTGGAGCCCGCCGAGGAGCTGGCCTCCGCCCGCAGCCCCGAGGAACTCGTCGCGCTCGCCCAGCACTCGGCGGCCGAGGGCGCCCTGGAGGCGGACTCCGCCGAACTGTTCGTGCGCACCCTGCACCTGGGCGAGCTGACCGCGCAGAACGTGATGACCCCGCGCGTCGACGTCCAGGCCCTGGAGGCACACGCCACGGCCGCCGACGCGGCCAACCTGACGTACGCCACCGGCCTGTCCCGCTTCCCGGTCTACCGCGACAGCCTCGACGAGGTGATCGGCACCGTCCACATCCGTGACGTGCTGGCCCTGGAGCCGGAGAAGCGGGCTGTCACCCCGGTCACCGAACTGGCCACCGAGCCCCTGCTGGTGCCGGACAGCCTGCCCGCGGACCGGCTGCTCGAGCGGCTGCGCGCGACCCGCACCATGGCCGTGGTCATCGACGAGTACGGCGGTACGGCGGGCGTCGCGACGGTGGAGGACATCGTCGAGGAGGTCGTCGGCGAGGTCCGTGACGAGCACGACCCCGTCGAGGCGCCGGACCTCCAGCCCGTCGGCGCCGGCGCCTGGGAGGCGGAAGGCTCCGTCCGGCTCGACGAGCTGGAGGGGATAGGACTCGCCGCGCCCGACGGCCCGTACGAGACCGTCGCCGGCCTTGTCGCCACCCGACTGGCCCGTATCCCCGTCAAGGGCGACGTCGTCGCGCTCGACGGCTGGGAGCTCGACGTCCTCGACGTCGAGCACCATCGCGCCGACCGTGTCCGCATCACCGCACCGGTCCAGGTGCCGGTCCAGGTGGTGGAGGAGTCCCGATGA
- a CDS encoding acyltransferase family protein, with the protein MPRSATTAVTPVRPVTRPTGSPGSTAARATAERPRQRDAFFDNAKYLAIVLVAMGHAWEPLRSDSRAVTALYMVVYAFHMPAFIVISGYFSRNFDASPAKIRRLVTGVVVPYVVFETAYTYFTRWSDGEPDRAVSLLDPLYLTWFLAALFIWRLTTPIWRAVRWPMPIALAVAALATLTPSIGKDLDLQRTLQFLPYFVLGLCLRPAHFSLVRQWRVRIAAVPVMAATLVFAYWAAPRMDYAWFFHKDAAEDFAVPDWYGPLMTLTLFGCSLVLVACFLSWVPGRRMWFTALGAGTLYGYLLHGFVIQAANHWHWSHVEWFHQPLGKVTVSVVAAAVVTVLCTAPVRRVFQRVMEPRMNWAFRREA; encoded by the coding sequence ATGCCGCGCTCTGCCACCACAGCCGTAACTCCGGTAAGACCCGTCACCCGCCCCACCGGTTCCCCAGGTTCCACAGCGGCGAGAGCGACGGCCGAGCGGCCGCGACAGCGGGACGCGTTCTTCGACAACGCCAAGTACCTGGCGATCGTGCTGGTGGCGATGGGGCACGCCTGGGAGCCACTGCGCTCCGACAGCCGCGCGGTCACCGCGCTCTACATGGTCGTCTACGCCTTCCACATGCCCGCGTTCATCGTGATCTCCGGCTACTTCTCGCGGAACTTCGACGCGAGCCCGGCGAAGATCAGGCGGCTCGTCACGGGGGTCGTGGTCCCCTATGTCGTCTTCGAGACGGCGTACACCTACTTCACCCGCTGGTCCGACGGCGAACCCGACCGTGCGGTCAGTCTGCTGGACCCGCTGTATCTGACCTGGTTCCTGGCTGCGCTGTTCATCTGGCGGCTGACCACACCGATCTGGCGGGCGGTGCGGTGGCCGATGCCGATCGCGCTCGCCGTCGCGGCGCTGGCCACGCTCACGCCGTCCATCGGCAAGGACCTCGACCTCCAGCGCACGCTTCAGTTCCTGCCGTACTTCGTGCTCGGTCTGTGTCTGCGGCCCGCGCACTTCAGTCTGGTCCGGCAGTGGCGGGTGCGGATCGCGGCGGTGCCGGTCATGGCGGCCACGCTCGTGTTCGCGTACTGGGCGGCGCCGCGCATGGACTACGCCTGGTTCTTCCACAAGGACGCCGCCGAGGACTTCGCCGTGCCCGACTGGTACGGACCCCTCATGACCCTGACCCTGTTCGGCTGTTCGCTGGTCCTGGTCGCCTGCTTCCTCTCCTGGGTGCCGGGGCGCCGGATGTGGTTCACCGCGCTGGGCGCGGGCACGCTCTACGGCTATCTGCTGCACGGGTTCGTCATCCAGGCCGCCAACCACTGGCACTGGTCCCACGTCGAGTGGTTCCATCAGCCGCTCGGCAAGGTCACCGTCTCCGTCGTCGCCGCCGCGGTGGTGACGGTGTTGTGCACGGCGCCGGTGCGGCGGGTGTTCCAGCGTGTGATGGAGCCGCGGATGAACTGGGCCTTCCGCAGGGAGGCCTGA
- a CDS encoding GlsB/YeaQ/YmgE family stress response membrane protein has protein sequence MEISGVISAIVIGIVIGVLGRLVVPGRQRIGILWTIVIGIVAAFIGTGIAAGLDVADTKGVDWVEWLIQIALAALGVVAISKVKLRR, from the coding sequence ATGGAGATTTCCGGCGTCATCAGCGCCATCGTCATCGGCATCGTGATCGGTGTCCTCGGCCGGCTCGTCGTCCCCGGTCGGCAGCGCATCGGCATTCTGTGGACGATCGTGATCGGCATCGTCGCCGCGTTCATCGGAACCGGCATCGCCGCCGGCCTGGACGTGGCCGACACCAAGGGTGTCGACTGGGTCGAGTGGCTCATCCAGATCGCCCTCGCCGCCCTTGGCGTGGTCGCGATCAGCAAGGTCAAACTGCGTCGATGA
- a CDS encoding methylmalonyl-CoA mutase family protein, protein MTVLPDDGLALAAEFPDATHEQWRHLVAGVLRKSGKEVSDGAAEDALATVLEDGLGARPLYTARDAAPDPGLPGFAPFVRGGRAAGNTAGGWDVRQRHAAADGQAVLTDLENGVTSVWLPLGEGSGIQVSELGRVLDGVYLDLAPVVLDAGAETEAAAQGLLKLYEERGVAPDAARGNLGADPLGFEARTGRSYDIAPVLKLAQRYPGLRALTVDALPYHEAGGSAAQELGASLATGVAYLRTLTEAGLSAEQACAQLEFRYAATADQFLTIAKLRAARRLWARVAEVCGVPKAGAQVQHAVTSPVMMTRRDPWVNMLRATIATLAAGAGGADAVTVLPFDQELGLPDAFARRIARNTSTILIEESHLSRVIDPAGGSWYVERLTDELAHAGWEFFRTIERDGGQAAVLRSGRLRTDLATTWAERSKKLAKRREPITGVSEFPHLAEKPVVREPAPEPLTGGLPRVRRDEAYEELRARSDAHLSATGARPRVYLAALGPAAAHTARLTFAANLFQAGGIEAVTEGTFAQSGATEVCLCSSDALYAEQAEATAQELRAAGATHISLAGRPAEYAGVDSYVFAGCDAVSVLTDALDRLGVSR, encoded by the coding sequence ATGACGGTCCTGCCTGACGACGGGCTCGCGCTGGCCGCCGAGTTCCCTGACGCGACACACGAACAATGGCGACACCTCGTAGCCGGGGTGCTGCGCAAGTCGGGCAAGGAGGTCTCGGACGGTGCGGCGGAGGATGCTCTGGCCACCGTGCTCGAGGACGGGCTCGGCGCCCGCCCCCTGTACACCGCGCGCGACGCCGCACCCGACCCCGGCCTCCCCGGCTTCGCCCCGTTCGTCCGTGGCGGCCGGGCCGCGGGCAACACCGCCGGCGGCTGGGACGTGCGCCAGCGGCACGCGGCGGCCGACGGCCAGGCGGTCCTGACCGACCTGGAGAACGGCGTCACCTCGGTGTGGCTGCCGCTCGGCGAGGGCAGCGGCATCCAGGTGTCCGAGCTGGGCCGGGTGCTCGACGGCGTCTACCTCGACCTCGCCCCCGTCGTCCTCGACGCGGGCGCCGAGACCGAGGCCGCCGCACAGGGGCTGCTGAAGCTGTACGAGGAGCGCGGCGTCGCCCCCGACGCGGCCCGCGGCAACCTGGGCGCCGACCCGCTGGGCTTCGAGGCGCGCACCGGGCGGTCGTACGACATCGCACCGGTGCTGAAGCTCGCCCAGCGCTACCCCGGACTGCGCGCCCTGACCGTGGACGCGCTGCCGTACCACGAGGCCGGCGGTTCGGCCGCGCAGGAGCTGGGTGCCTCACTGGCGACCGGCGTCGCGTATCTGCGCACGCTCACCGAGGCCGGACTGAGTGCCGAACAGGCCTGCGCCCAGCTGGAGTTCCGCTACGCGGCGACCGCCGACCAGTTCCTGACCATCGCCAAGCTACGCGCGGCGCGCCGGCTGTGGGCGCGGGTGGCCGAGGTGTGCGGGGTGCCGAAGGCGGGCGCCCAGGTGCAGCACGCGGTGACCTCGCCGGTGATGATGACGCGCCGCGACCCGTGGGTGAACATGCTGCGGGCCACGATCGCCACGCTGGCCGCCGGTGCCGGTGGCGCCGACGCCGTGACCGTGCTCCCCTTCGACCAGGAGCTCGGGCTGCCGGACGCGTTCGCCCGTCGTATCGCCCGCAACACCTCCACGATCCTCATCGAGGAGTCCCATCTGTCCCGGGTGATCGACCCGGCGGGCGGCTCCTGGTACGTGGAGCGGCTGACCGACGAACTCGCCCACGCGGGCTGGGAGTTCTTCCGGACGATCGAGCGGGACGGCGGCCAGGCGGCCGTCCTGCGCTCGGGCCGGCTGCGCACCGACCTCGCGACGACCTGGGCGGAACGCTCGAAGAAGCTCGCCAAGCGACGCGAACCCATCACCGGGGTCAGCGAGTTCCCGCACCTGGCCGAGAAGCCGGTGGTCCGCGAGCCCGCGCCCGAGCCGCTGACCGGCGGGCTGCCCCGGGTGCGCCGCGACGAGGCCTACGAGGAACTCCGCGCTCGCTCCGACGCCCACCTGTCCGCCACCGGCGCCCGCCCCCGCGTCTACCTCGCCGCCCTCGGCCCGGCCGCCGCGCACACCGCGCGGCTGACCTTCGCCGCCAACCTCTTCCAGGCGGGCGGCATCGAGGCCGTCACCGAGGGCACGTTCGCGCAGAGCGGTGCCACCGAGGTCTGCCTGTGCTCCAGTGACGCGCTGTACGCGGAGCAGGCCGAGGCCACGGCCCAGGAGCTGCGCGCGGCGGGTGCCACGCACATCTCCCTCGCCGGCCGACCGGCGGAGTACGCGGGTGTGGACTCCTACGTCTTCGCCGGCTGTGACGCCGTCTCCGTACTGACCGACGCTCTCGACCGCTTGGGGGTCTCCCGATGA
- the scpA gene encoding methylmalonyl-CoA mutase, with translation MTVPDFSGIDLGTPDATGTADDWQAAVKKAGDGDDLLWETPEGIPVKPLYTGQDLEGLDFLDTRPGVAPYLRGPYPTMYVNQPWTIRQYAGFSTAEESNAFYRRNLAAGQKGLSIAFDLPTHRGYDSDHPRVTGDVGMAGVAIDSIYDMRQLFDGIPLDKMTVSMTMNGAVLPVLALYIVAAEEQGVPPEKLAGTIQNDILKEFMVRNTYIYPPSPSMRIISDIFAYTSQRMPRYNSISISGYHIQEAGATADLELAYTLADGVEYIRAGREAGLDVDAFAPRLSFFWAIGMNFFMEVAKLRAARLLWAKLVKQFDPKNTKSLSLRTHSQTSGWSLTAQDVFNNVTRTCVEAMAATQGHTQSLHTNALDEALALPTDFSARIARNTQLLLQQESGTTRVIDPWGGSAYVEKLTYDLARKAWQHIQEVEAAGGMAKAIDAGIPKLRIEEAAARTQARIDSGRQPVIGVNKYRVASDEAIDVLKVDNSSVRTQQIEKLRRLRAERDERACQDALDALTRAAGGEGNLLELAVHAARAKATVGEISDALEKVYGRHASQIRTISGVYRNEAGESPSVDRTRALVDAFEEAEGRRPRILVAKMGQDGHDRGQKVIATAFADLGFDVDVGPLFQTPAEVARQAVEADVHIVGVSSLAAGHLTLVPALKEQLAEEGREDIMIVVGGVIPPQDVPTLLEMGAAAVFPPGTVIPDAAHDLVERLSSDLGHDL, from the coding sequence ATGACCGTCCCCGACTTCTCCGGGATCGATCTCGGAACCCCGGACGCCACCGGCACCGCCGACGACTGGCAGGCGGCCGTCAAGAAGGCCGGTGACGGCGACGACCTGCTCTGGGAGACCCCGGAGGGCATCCCGGTCAAGCCGCTCTACACCGGACAGGACCTGGAGGGCCTGGACTTCCTGGACACGCGTCCGGGTGTGGCGCCGTATCTGCGCGGCCCGTACCCGACGATGTACGTCAACCAGCCCTGGACGATCCGCCAGTACGCGGGTTTCTCCACGGCCGAGGAGTCCAACGCCTTCTACCGCCGCAATCTCGCGGCCGGCCAGAAGGGTCTGTCGATCGCCTTCGACCTGCCCACCCACCGCGGTTACGACAGCGACCACCCGCGCGTGACGGGTGACGTCGGCATGGCGGGCGTGGCCATCGACTCCATCTACGACATGCGGCAGTTGTTCGACGGCATCCCGCTGGACAAGATGACCGTGTCGATGACGATGAACGGCGCCGTACTGCCGGTGCTCGCGCTCTACATCGTCGCCGCGGAGGAACAGGGCGTACCGCCCGAGAAGTTGGCCGGGACCATCCAGAACGACATCCTCAAGGAGTTCATGGTCCGCAACACCTACATCTATCCGCCGTCGCCGTCGATGCGGATCATCTCCGACATCTTCGCGTACACCTCGCAGCGGATGCCGCGCTACAACTCCATCTCCATCTCCGGCTATCACATCCAGGAGGCCGGTGCGACGGCCGACCTGGAGCTGGCGTACACCCTCGCCGACGGGGTCGAGTACATCCGCGCGGGACGTGAAGCGGGCCTGGACGTCGACGCGTTCGCGCCCCGGCTGTCGTTCTTCTGGGCGATCGGCATGAACTTCTTCATGGAGGTCGCCAAGCTGCGCGCGGCACGCCTGCTGTGGGCGAAGCTGGTGAAGCAGTTCGACCCGAAGAACACCAAGTCCCTTTCCCTGCGCACCCATTCGCAGACCTCGGGCTGGTCGCTGACCGCGCAGGACGTCTTCAACAACGTGACGCGCACCTGCGTGGAGGCGATGGCGGCGACGCAGGGCCACACCCAGTCGCTGCACACCAACGCCCTCGACGAGGCGCTCGCGCTGCCCACCGACTTCTCCGCGCGCATCGCCCGCAACACCCAGCTGCTGCTCCAGCAGGAGTCGGGCACGACCCGGGTCATCGACCCGTGGGGCGGCAGCGCGTATGTGGAGAAGCTGACGTACGACCTCGCGCGCAAGGCCTGGCAGCACATCCAGGAGGTCGAGGCGGCGGGCGGCATGGCCAAGGCCATCGACGCCGGTATCCCGAAGCTGCGCATCGAGGAGGCCGCGGCCCGCACCCAGGCCCGCATCGACTCCGGCCGGCAGCCGGTGATCGGCGTGAACAAGTACCGGGTGGCGAGCGACGAGGCGATCGACGTCCTCAAGGTCGACAACTCCTCCGTGCGCACCCAGCAGATCGAGAAGCTGCGCCGGCTGCGCGCCGAGCGTGACGAGCGGGCCTGCCAGGACGCTCTCGACGCGCTGACCCGGGCGGCGGGCGGCGAGGGCAACCTGCTGGAGCTGGCTGTGCACGCGGCCCGCGCCAAGGCGACCGTCGGCGAGATCTCGGATGCCCTGGAGAAGGTGTACGGCCGGCACGCGAGCCAGATCCGTACGATCTCCGGCGTGTACCGCAACGAAGCAGGGGAGTCCCCGTCCGTGGACCGCACCCGCGCCCTGGTCGACGCCTTCGAGGAGGCGGAGGGCCGGCGCCCGCGCATCCTGGTCGCCAAGATGGGCCAGGACGGCCATGACCGCGGCCAGAAGGTCATCGCCACCGCCTTCGCCGACCTCGGCTTCGACGTCGACGTCGGCCCGCTGTTCCAGACCCCGGCCGAGGTGGCCCGGCAGGCCGTCGAGGCGGACGTGCACATCGTCGGGGTGTCGTCGCTGGCGGCCGGTCACCTCACCCTCGTCCCGGCGCTCAAGGAGCAGCTGGCCGAGGAGGGGCGCGAGGACATCATGATCGTGGTCGGCGGGGTGATCCCGCCGCAGGATGTGCCGACCCTGCTGGAGATGGGCGCCGCGGCCGTGTTCCCGCCCGGGACGGTGATCCCGGACGCCGCCCACGACCTGGTGGAGCGGCTGTCGTCCGACCTCGGGCACGACCTGTGA
- the meaB gene encoding methylmalonyl Co-A mutase-associated GTPase MeaB, with protein MIDVDAYVKGVLDGKRAIIARAITLVESTRPQHRVLAQELLTELLPHSGRSRRIGISGVPGVGKSTFIDAFGTLLTSLGYRVAVLAVDPSSTRTGGSILGDKTRMERLAVDPAAFVRPSPTAGTLGGVAKATRESIVVMEAAGYDVILVETVGVGQSETTVANMVDTFLLLTLARTGDQLQGIKKGVLELADVIAVNKADGPHERDAQTAARELAGALRLMHGKDAFWAPPVLSCSARESTGLDTVWERIEQHRTLLDSTGRLTAKRRDQQIDWTWSMVRDELLDRLTADPEVRALAPGLEQQVRAGELTATLAAERILKAFGNGPAAED; from the coding sequence GTGATCGATGTCGACGCGTATGTGAAGGGCGTGCTCGACGGGAAGCGGGCGATCATCGCGCGCGCCATCACGCTCGTCGAGTCCACCCGGCCCCAACACCGGGTGCTGGCACAGGAGTTGCTCACCGAGCTGCTCCCGCACAGCGGCCGGTCGCGGCGGATCGGGATCAGCGGGGTGCCCGGCGTCGGCAAGTCCACCTTCATCGACGCCTTCGGCACCCTGCTGACCTCGCTGGGGTACCGGGTCGCGGTCCTCGCGGTGGACCCGTCCTCCACCCGGACCGGCGGCTCGATCCTCGGCGACAAGACCCGCATGGAGCGCCTGGCCGTCGACCCGGCCGCCTTCGTGCGCCCCTCGCCCACCGCCGGCACGCTGGGCGGCGTGGCCAAGGCGACCCGTGAGTCGATCGTGGTGATGGAGGCCGCGGGCTACGACGTGATCCTGGTGGAGACCGTCGGCGTCGGCCAGTCCGAGACCACGGTCGCCAACATGGTCGACACCTTCCTGCTGCTGACCCTGGCCCGCACCGGCGACCAGCTCCAGGGCATCAAGAAGGGCGTCCTGGAGCTGGCCGACGTGATCGCCGTCAACAAGGCGGACGGCCCGCACGAACGCGACGCGCAAACGGCCGCACGTGAGCTGGCCGGCGCGCTGCGCCTCATGCACGGCAAGGACGCCTTCTGGGCGCCGCCGGTGCTCAGTTGCAGCGCCCGCGAGTCGACCGGCCTGGACACCGTCTGGGAGCGGATCGAACAGCACCGCACCCTGCTGGACTCCACCGGCCGCCTCACCGCCAAGCGCCGCGACCAGCAGATCGACTGGACCTGGAGCATGGTCCGCGACGAGCTCCTGGACCGGCTGACCGCCGACCCGGAGGTGCGCGCCCTCGCTCCCGGCCTCGAACAACAGGTCAGGGCAGGCGAGTTGACGGCGACACTGGCCGCCGAGCGCATCCTGAAGGCCTTCGGGAACGGCCCGGCCGCCGAGGACTGA
- a CDS encoding IclR family transcriptional regulator: protein MSATSEAPDALPSAVPADVVGRAIRLLVLVGEHPHGITLSELSRASGVAVSTAHRLVNSLCREGLVEFEAAGKRYKPGLRLFQLGQRAGQVYGFAGTALPVMQRVTRQTEEATLMSVLDGTRHLYVHYVDGPLPVGVRSDPGRHGPLHCTSMGKVLMAFAPDDVREDLLDRVELTPHGPRSITDRDVLREEVARAAGRGYATADEEHHAGLRAVAVPVLRPDGTVFAALSTAAPAFRRSMDDMIAMVPVLRSAADELGVRLPAR from the coding sequence ATGAGTGCCACCAGTGAGGCGCCGGACGCCCTGCCCTCCGCTGTGCCCGCCGATGTCGTGGGCCGGGCGATCCGGCTGCTCGTCCTGGTCGGCGAGCATCCGCACGGCATCACGCTCTCCGAGCTGTCCCGGGCCAGCGGCGTCGCCGTCAGCACCGCGCACCGGCTGGTCAACTCCCTGTGCCGGGAGGGCCTGGTGGAGTTCGAGGCCGCGGGCAAGCGCTACAAGCCGGGGCTCCGGCTGTTCCAGCTCGGCCAGCGGGCGGGCCAGGTCTACGGATTCGCCGGCACCGCACTGCCCGTGATGCAGCGGGTGACGCGGCAGACCGAGGAAGCCACCCTCATGTCCGTCCTCGACGGCACCCGCCATCTGTACGTGCACTACGTGGACGGCCCCCTGCCGGTCGGCGTCCGCAGCGACCCCGGCCGTCACGGCCCGCTGCACTGCACCTCCATGGGCAAGGTCCTCATGGCCTTCGCGCCCGACGACGTCCGCGAGGACCTCCTCGACCGCGTCGAACTCACCCCGCACGGCCCCCGGAGCATCACCGATCGCGATGTCCTGCGCGAGGAGGTCGCCCGCGCCGCGGGACGCGGTTACGCCACGGCCGACGAGGAACACCACGCGGGCCTTCGCGCCGTCGCCGTCCCCGTCCTGCGCCCCGACGGCACGGTCTTCGCCGCCCTCTCCACGGCCGCCCCGGCCTTCCGCCGCAGCATGGACGACATGATCGCGATGGTGCCGGTGCTGCGCTCGGCGGCCGACGAACTCGGGGTACGCCTGCCGGCGCGGTGA